One Oncorhynchus masou masou isolate Uvic2021 chromosome 18, UVic_Omas_1.1, whole genome shotgun sequence DNA window includes the following coding sequences:
- the LOC135503932 gene encoding tumor necrosis factor receptor superfamily member 14-like, which produces MAQFQSLIWIMNLAIILTLLTIQRSIACGRAEYRTGDKCCPMCSPGNRVHKHCTKFTSTSCVPCTDSTFLDEPSGLTACIPCTNNCDPGFGLMVKQPCRPSSDTVCGTLEGFYCLDPTKEGCRAAQRHSSCKPGQYISHTGTTSTDTVCSDCTGDTYSDGSLTACQPHTQCDILKLQQIKPGTHWTDSECGTQTSPPIAIISAVVVVVVVLAVISAVTAVAIRRKIKGPVSGEFILGNCTVSFIVLIAQMNK; this is translated from the exons ATGGCTCAGTTTCAAAGCTTGATATGGATA ATGAACCTAGCTATCATTTTGACACTTCTAACCATTCAGCGCTCTATTGCATGTGGTAGAGCAGAGTACAGAACAGGTGATAAATGCTGTCCTATGTGTTCACCAG GAAACCGGGTACATAAACACTGTACAAAATTTACAAGTACTTCCTGTGTCCCCTGTACCGACTCCACTTTCCTTGATGAACCCAGTGGTCTTACAGCATGCATACCGTGCACAAACAATTGTGACCCAGGCTTTGGTTTGATGGTAAAGCAGCCATGTAGACCTTCATCAGACACTGTCTGTGGGACACTGGAGGGGTTCTACTGTCTAGACCCAACTAAGGAGGGTTGTAGAGCAGCCCAGAGACACAGCAGCTGTAAACCTGGTCAATACATCAGTCACACAG GAACAACATCTACAGATACTGTGTGTTCTGACTGTACTGGTGACACCTATTCAGATGGATCATTAACAGCctgccagccacacacaca ATGCGATATCTTGAAGCTTCAGCAAATTAAACCTGGAACTCATTGGACCGACTCTGAATGTGGAACACAGACCTCCCCTCCCATAGCAATAAtatctgctgtggtggtggtggtggtggtactagCTGTGATATCAGCAGTGACGGCAGTAGCTATTAGAAGAAAAATAAAAGGTCCTGTATCTGGTGAGTTTATTTTGGGGAATTGTACCGTTTCATTTATTGTTTTAATTGCCCAGATGAACAAGTGA